The following proteins are co-located in the Desulfobulbaceae bacterium genome:
- the phoU gene encoding phosphate signaling complex protein PhoU — protein sequence MPRHLQREIESLKNKIVTMGGEVEDRVYKATLSLIRRDMAMAEAVIAADHDIDNMEVEIEEDCLKVLALHQPVAIDLRFIIAVLKINSDLERVGDLAVNIAERSVFLNGQEPMELPFDAVEMSTKVERMLTKSIDALVNLDVRLAFKVRSQDEEVDTINRNMYGRVKEMFIHAQPERVNALLHAVSVGRHLERIADHACNIAEDVIYLVNAEIVRHTPEVFEE from the coding sequence ATGCCAAGACATCTGCAGCGGGAGATCGAGTCCCTGAAAAATAAGATTGTTACCATGGGTGGTGAAGTTGAGGATCGTGTCTATAAGGCTACGCTGTCACTCATCAGGAGGGATATGGCGATGGCTGAGGCGGTTATTGCCGCCGATCATGATATAGACAACATGGAGGTGGAGATTGAGGAAGACTGCTTGAAGGTTTTGGCCCTCCATCAGCCGGTGGCCATCGATCTACGTTTTATTATCGCTGTATTGAAGATCAACAGTGACTTGGAGCGGGTTGGTGATTTGGCGGTCAATATCGCCGAGCGCAGTGTCTTTCTCAATGGGCAGGAGCCTATGGAGTTGCCTTTTGATGCGGTGGAGATGTCGACTAAAGTGGAGCGGATGCTGACCAAGAGTATTGATGCCTTGGTCAACCTTGATGTTCGATTGGCCTTTAAGGTCCGTTCGCAGGATGAAGAGGTCGACACCATCAATCGCAATATGTATGGCCGCGTTAAAGAGATGTTTATTCATGCCCAGCCTGAGCGGGTCAACGCCTTACTTCATGCTGTCTCTGTCGGCAGGCATTTGGAGCGGATTGCCGATCATGCCTGCAATATCGCCGAGGACGTGATCTATCTGGTCAATGCCGAAATAGTCCGCCATACCCCGGAAGTATTTGAGGAGTAA
- a CDS encoding radical SAM protein, translating to MTRQLQQRTLAFQDNERNVFFHILTACNLSCRHCYINPSQHGSATLPETTINAWLKLFASPEKKTNLILLGGEPTLHPALPSVIKTARALGYHSVTVDTNGFLHHDLLNHITPDEAVLSFSLDGPTPEINDPLRGHGVFATCTQNLAKAVAMGFEVSVIYTVSAMNIAHLADMPRLLAELGVHHFFIQIIGLRGNSAQASDQPLQISHKQWLTTVPKVAMAAAQLGLHVIYPKVFLGPGEAFACAGNVAENFFIFPNGRVYCCPLCEDFPIHSYQIEDNALHLRSGLIEKNFFSLQIPEGCVMNKLLQPGSIAYHADGQPHHRISCCLLKQEIVDPDTSKSDIA from the coding sequence ATGACCAGACAACTTCAACAACGCACCCTCGCCTTCCAGGACAACGAACGAAATGTTTTCTTCCACATTCTGACCGCCTGCAACCTCTCCTGCCGCCACTGCTACATCAATCCCTCTCAGCATGGCAGCGCAACCCTGCCGGAAACAACAATCAACGCATGGCTCAAGCTCTTCGCATCTCCCGAAAAAAAGACCAACCTCATCCTCCTTGGCGGCGAACCGACCCTGCACCCGGCCCTACCTTCGGTGATCAAGACCGCACGGGCACTAGGCTACCATTCCGTTACCGTTGACACCAACGGTTTCTTGCATCATGACCTGCTCAACCACATCACCCCGGACGAAGCGGTTTTAAGTTTCAGCCTGGATGGCCCCACCCCTGAAATTAATGATCCCCTACGAGGCCACGGTGTCTTTGCTACCTGCACCCAGAACCTGGCTAAAGCGGTTGCCATGGGGTTTGAAGTCAGTGTTATCTACACGGTGAGCGCAATGAATATCGCTCACCTTGCCGATATGCCTCGCCTACTTGCAGAACTCGGGGTCCATCATTTCTTCATTCAGATCATCGGCCTGCGCGGCAACTCGGCCCAGGCCAGCGACCAACCCCTGCAAATAAGCCATAAGCAATGGCTGACAACAGTCCCTAAAGTCGCCATGGCTGCCGCGCAACTCGGTCTCCATGTGATCTATCCCAAAGTCTTTTTAGGGCCGGGGGAGGCCTTTGCCTGCGCTGGCAACGTTGCCGAGAACTTCTTCATCTTCCCCAACGGTCGGGTCTATTGCTGCCCGTTATGCGAAGATTTCCCAATCCACTCTTACCAAATCGAAGACAACGCCCTGCATCTGCGCTCTGGACTGATCGAAAAAAATTTCTTCTCCCTCCAGATCCCCGAGGGCTGCGTAATGAATAAACTGCTGCAACCAGGGAGTATTGCCTATCACGCGGACGGCCAACCACATCACCGCATCTCGTGCTGCCTGTTGAAACAGGAGATCGTTGATCCTGACACATCAAAAAGCGATATCGCTTAG